In the genome of Solibacillus silvestris, one region contains:
- a CDS encoding acetyltransferase, with the protein MEIKKYKLENEELIDLLCSNHWPFHAKIQLDPAAIKRAIDKGYYSEGKETFWIIEKEQKVGIIIIDDIEDTIPLFDLRLTEEARGIGIGQKSLSWLQDYLYGEKGKIRIEGYTRADNLAMRKCFTKAGFVKEGYLRNAWENEDGSISDTVLYASIYDDWKDKKTTPIKLDEVPY; encoded by the coding sequence TTGGAAATTAAGAAATATAAATTGGAAAATGAAGAACTGATTGATTTACTATGTTCCAATCATTGGCCTTTTCATGCGAAGATTCAGTTAGATCCGGCAGCGATAAAAAGAGCGATTGACAAAGGCTATTACTCTGAGGGAAAAGAAACGTTTTGGATTATTGAAAAAGAACAAAAAGTTGGAATAATAATAATCGATGACATTGAAGATACAATTCCATTGTTTGATCTTAGGTTAACGGAAGAAGCAAGAGGAATAGGCATCGGTCAAAAATCGTTAAGTTGGCTACAAGATTATTTGTATGGTGAAAAAGGTAAGATCCGAATTGAAGGGTATACAAGAGCAGATAATTTAGCGATGAGAAAATGTTTTACAAAGGCAGGCTTCGTAAAAGAAGGCTATTTACGAAATGCATGGGAAAATGAAGACGGATCAATCTCAGATACTGTTTTATATGCTTCTATCTATGATGATTGGAAGGACAAAAAAACAACACCAATTAAATTAGATGAAGTCCCTTATTAA
- a CDS encoding NADPH:quinone reductase, protein MDQFKAIIVKEEQDQVIYGLENVNLDSLSDGEVLIKVSYSSINYKDMLAVQKNGGVIRNYPLIPGIDLSGTIVHSTDNRYTEGQKVIVTGFAMGMSHTGGFAEYARVPADWIVPLPDNLSLKDAMVFGTAGFTAALSIMALEDKGMDLNKDPRILVTGSTGGVGSIAVQILSKIGYKNIAALVRKENQIDVAKSLGATDVIFADELGELNKPLNKQKFDFVLDTVGGEIASVVIPQISYGGSMSMCGNAGGIKLTTTVLPFILRGINLLGIDSVNVPIKDRGYIWDKIANEWNIAQTTIISEISLEELPHTIEAIKNGQHLGRTIIKN, encoded by the coding sequence ATGGATCAATTCAAGGCAATTATTGTAAAAGAAGAACAAGATCAGGTGATTTACGGTTTGGAGAATGTTAATCTCGACAGTCTTTCAGATGGCGAAGTTTTAATTAAGGTTTCCTATTCTTCAATAAACTATAAAGATATGTTAGCTGTTCAAAAAAATGGAGGCGTTATCCGGAATTATCCGCTTATCCCTGGAATAGATTTAAGCGGAACGATTGTTCATTCAACAGATAATCGCTATACAGAAGGACAGAAAGTAATTGTGACAGGTTTTGCTATGGGTATGAGCCATACAGGAGGTTTTGCGGAATATGCCAGAGTTCCCGCAGATTGGATTGTTCCTTTACCGGATAATTTATCTTTAAAAGATGCGATGGTTTTTGGAACAGCCGGATTTACGGCTGCCCTTTCTATCATGGCATTAGAGGATAAGGGTATGGATTTAAACAAAGATCCGAGGATTCTGGTCACTGGTTCAACTGGCGGAGTAGGTAGTATAGCTGTGCAAATTTTATCAAAAATTGGTTACAAAAATATTGCTGCGTTAGTTCGGAAAGAAAATCAGATTGACGTAGCAAAATCTTTAGGAGCTACTGATGTCATTTTTGCAGACGAATTAGGAGAACTCAATAAACCGTTAAATAAGCAAAAGTTTGATTTTGTCCTAGATACTGTTGGAGGAGAAATTGCTTCTGTAGTAATCCCTCAAATTTCTTATGGCGGAAGTATGAGTATGTGCGGAAATGCAGGCGGGATCAAACTAACAACGACAGTACTGCCGTTCATTCTTAGAGGAATTAACCTTTTAGGAATTGATTCAGTAAATGTGCCAATTAAAGATCGAGGTTATATTTGGGATAAAATAGCGAATGAATGGAATATTGCTCAAACTACTATAATAAGTGAAATTTCACTTGAAGAATTACCTCACACGATTGAAGCAATTAAAAATGGTCAGCATTTAGGAAGAACAATTATTAAAAATTAA
- a CDS encoding methionine ABC transporter ATP-binding protein, which yields MPDVLRQYEAEIWRAISETFFMVGVSIVAAVLIGLPIGTYLFLCGKEKLLENRVVYNILNLAVNTIRSFPFLLLVVFLIPFTRLIVGTAIGTVAATVPLSIIAIAHYARLVEQSLLDVPKGVIEAAVSMGASVRRIIFSFLFVEARSGLVLGLTTSIVSFISYSTIMGVVGGGGIGDFAIRYGYQQFKTDLMLYMIFIMIILVQLIQMIGTAAARWLDKR from the coding sequence ATGCCTGATGTATTGCGTCAATATGAAGCCGAAATTTGGCGGGCCATCAGTGAAACGTTTTTCATGGTCGGTGTGTCAATTGTAGCTGCCGTATTAATCGGATTACCAATCGGTACATATTTATTTCTTTGCGGGAAAGAAAAGTTGCTTGAAAACCGTGTCGTTTACAACATACTAAACTTAGCGGTGAATACGATCCGTTCGTTTCCATTCCTGCTGCTAGTCGTATTCTTGATTCCCTTTACAAGGCTCATTGTCGGTACGGCAATCGGTACGGTTGCGGCAACAGTTCCGTTATCGATTATTGCCATTGCCCATTATGCAAGGCTTGTCGAACAGTCACTGCTTGATGTGCCAAAAGGTGTAATTGAGGCTGCTGTTTCAATGGGGGCTTCGGTTCGACGTATTATTTTTAGTTTTCTTTTTGTGGAAGCGCGTTCAGGACTAGTGCTCGGCCTGACGACTTCAATAGTCAGTTTTATTTCGTATTCCACAATTATGGGTGTTGTCGGGGGCGGCGGTATCGGTGACTTTGCAATTCGCTACGGGTATCAGCAATTCAAGACAGATCTAATGCTTTACATGATTTTCATTATGATTATTTTGGTGCAGCTCATTCAAATGATTGGTACGGCTGCAGCAAGATGGTTGGACAAAAGATAG
- a CDS encoding histidine triad (HIT) protein, with the protein MTCIFCEGIETKQILIQTDNFKVVLDINPIQSGHLLIISKQHFMDIRELSDSALMELFKLQKQIINVYETHFPVDGLTIIQNNGAIMDEGTHFHIHIVPRYKGDDFWTYQKVNCHPLLISELVKQLQFERE; encoded by the coding sequence ATGACTTGTATTTTCTGTGAGGGGATAGAAACGAAACAAATACTAATCCAAACCGATAATTTTAAAGTAGTTTTAGATATCAATCCGATTCAGTCCGGTCACTTATTAATTATATCAAAACAACATTTTATGGATATCCGCGAGCTTTCTGATTCAGCATTAATGGAGCTATTCAAACTGCAGAAACAAATAATAAATGTATATGAAACGCACTTTCCGGTAGACGGGCTAACCATTATTCAAAATAACGGCGCCATTATGGATGAGGGTACACATTTTCATATACATATAGTTCCACGATATAAAGGGGATGACTTTTGGACATACCAGAAGGTCAACTGCCATCCTTTATTGATTTCAGAACTTGTGAAGCAGCTTCAATTTGAAAGGGAGTGA
- a CDS encoding ABC transporter substrate-binding protein: MKKRWMLSVAAVLALVGCGQNEEKETNKEAEKEETTLKVASLISPMTDILELVEPKLEEQGIDLEIVVLGDNVQPNSALAAKEVDANFFQHVPYMEEFNRNNDANLVPIQPIYFANYGVYAKNYDTIEELPDGATVAIANDISNVDRSLMLLAQHGVITLKEKTDVYYTLASIEDNPKNLQFKEVDLLMLARMYDDADAVVMTPAYAAPLGLTPKSDALLTEGVENDFAITLVAREDNKDDEAIKKLAEAMTSEEVRNFLKENYDETATPAFE; this comes from the coding sequence GTGAAAAAAAGATGGATGTTAAGTGTGGCGGCAGTATTAGCTTTAGTTGGCTGCGGACAGAATGAAGAAAAAGAAACGAATAAAGAAGCAGAAAAGGAAGAGACAACATTAAAAGTTGCCTCATTAATTTCACCGATGACAGATATTCTGGAGCTAGTCGAGCCTAAATTAGAAGAGCAGGGCATTGATCTGGAAATTGTCGTATTAGGCGATAATGTACAGCCAAACAGTGCACTAGCTGCAAAGGAAGTTGATGCAAACTTCTTCCAGCACGTGCCGTATATGGAGGAATTCAATCGGAATAATGATGCGAATTTAGTGCCGATCCAGCCAATTTACTTTGCAAATTACGGTGTGTATGCAAAAAATTATGATACAATCGAAGAATTGCCTGACGGGGCAACTGTTGCGATTGCCAACGATATTTCAAACGTTGACCGTTCGTTAATGCTGCTTGCCCAGCATGGTGTAATCACATTAAAGGAAAAAACGGATGTGTATTACACATTAGCAAGCATCGAGGACAACCCGAAAAATCTTCAGTTTAAAGAAGTTGACCTGTTAATGCTAGCACGTATGTACGATGATGCGGATGCGGTTGTTATGACACCTGCCTATGCGGCACCACTTGGCTTAACGCCGAAAAGTGATGCACTGTTAACTGAAGGTGTAGAAAACGACTTTGCCATTACTTTAGTTGCGCGTGAAGACAACAAAGACGACGAAGCAATCAAAAAGCTTGCGGAAGCGATGACGAGTGAAGAAGTGCGTAATTTCCTGAAAGAAAACTACGACGAAACGGCTACTCCTGCGTTCGAATAG
- a CDS encoding MarR family transcriptional regulator codes for MELKDCMNFLLSASQNKVFKYFSKLLEDYGVTPAQYGVLNCLWREGQLSPKQIGEMVYLEAPTVSGILDKMQKAGLIERSIDPNNRRNVLVMATQKSEEIRDEVEAATIVLNNQVLENLTDSDTEVLKRALEIIIKSDF; via the coding sequence ATGGAATTAAAAGATTGCATGAATTTTTTGCTGAGCGCCAGTCAGAATAAGGTTTTTAAATATTTCAGCAAACTTTTGGAGGATTATGGCGTAACACCTGCCCAATATGGTGTGCTGAATTGTTTGTGGAGAGAAGGGCAATTATCGCCTAAACAAATTGGTGAAATGGTATATTTAGAAGCCCCTACTGTCTCGGGGATCTTAGATAAAATGCAAAAAGCCGGACTAATAGAACGTTCAATCGATCCAAACAACCGTAGAAATGTTTTAGTAATGGCGACTCAAAAATCGGAAGAAATCAGAGATGAAGTGGAAGCTGCAACAATTGTGTTGAATAATCAAGTTCTCGAAAACTTGACAGATAGCGATACAGAAGTGCTGAAAAGGGCATTGGAAATAATAATTAAGTCTGATTTTTAA
- a CDS encoding dephospho-CoA kinase has translation MKLGLKKNEVVLVPYEVGWKREFADTKKKIMEHTNLQSYQIEHIGSTSIEGISAKPVIDIVIGVENFNLLDKAFFMGLKEAGFYRLQVERPDEIICAKFTGASFETKTHFIHLVEFNKEKWHQMRFFRDYLNANEAVKKEYEALKNGFFSTDMQGIADYTTYKEQFVQSIFKKMNEGIL, from the coding sequence ATGAAACTCGGATTAAAAAAGAATGAAGTTGTACTTGTGCCGTATGAAGTAGGCTGGAAAAGGGAATTTGCTGACACGAAGAAAAAAATCATGGAGCACACGAATTTGCAGTCGTATCAGATTGAACATATCGGTAGCACATCTATTGAAGGGATTTCGGCAAAGCCGGTAATTGATATTGTAATAGGTGTTGAAAATTTTAACTTGCTGGATAAAGCCTTTTTCATGGGACTCAAGGAAGCTGGTTTTTATCGCTTACAAGTTGAAAGACCTGATGAAATTATTTGCGCAAAATTTACAGGTGCTTCATTTGAAACGAAAACTCATTTCATCCATCTTGTAGAATTCAATAAGGAAAAGTGGCATCAAATGCGCTTTTTTAGAGATTATTTGAATGCAAATGAAGCGGTAAAGAAAGAATACGAAGCGCTTAAAAATGGATTTTTCTCAACAGATATGCAAGGAATTGCAGATTACACAACCTATAAAGAACAATTTGTGCAGTCGATATTTAAGAAAATGAATGAGGGGATTTTATGA
- a CDS encoding dehydrogenase: MKFDDQLKQLNELPENESLKKSIYTNIHKKPAKPRKSMKTFRELGVMVAICFIGLFLLFTSDIQNNQAASGEIAKITSYENNGEKGFRGRTSTLFVGVENVTTDELTSLFENISELPSVMAPPKSDLHYDIVVRYKNGELRKFELAWNYLYDVTNNAYYPGYEQYPSTVLAHLENAHDRLQFPVIFIALGVIVMNLMSTSYYSRRQIERPKKIRGLGIAMTISLIILAVLAAYYYWFGPHYKPLLLLLVLGYGLSIWWPIKREITNLTILKVEKYKIIFVVLLFLMWIAMA, translated from the coding sequence ATGAAGTTTGATGATCAATTAAAACAGTTAAATGAACTCCCTGAAAATGAATCATTAAAAAAATCCATTTACACCAACATTCATAAAAAACCTGCGAAACCCCGTAAGTCAATGAAGACATTCCGTGAATTAGGTGTAATGGTGGCAATCTGTTTCATCGGCCTGTTTTTACTGTTCACATCGGACATTCAAAACAACCAGGCAGCATCAGGAGAGATTGCTAAAATTACCTCATATGAAAATAACGGAGAAAAGGGGTTTAGAGGCAGAACTTCGACACTTTTCGTAGGCGTGGAAAATGTTACGACAGATGAATTGACTTCTTTATTCGAAAATATTTCAGAGCTCCCTTCTGTCATGGCACCTCCAAAGAGTGACTTGCATTATGATATTGTCGTGCGGTATAAAAACGGAGAACTTCGAAAATTCGAATTGGCATGGAACTATTTATATGACGTCACCAACAATGCATATTATCCAGGATATGAACAATATCCATCCACTGTTTTAGCTCACTTGGAAAATGCGCATGATCGACTACAATTTCCTGTAATTTTTATTGCGCTAGGCGTTATTGTGATGAACTTGATGTCCACCAGCTACTACAGTCGCCGTCAAATTGAAAGGCCGAAAAAAATTCGCGGATTAGGAATTGCAATGACAATTAGCTTAATCATCCTCGCTGTTTTGGCCGCCTATTACTACTGGTTTGGACCACATTACAAGCCATTGCTCTTGTTATTAGTGCTTGGGTATGGATTAAGCATTTGGTGGCCAATTAAAAGAGAGATTACAAACTTGACCATATTGAAAGTGGAAAAGTACAAAATTATATTTGTTGTCCTGTTGTTCCTTATGTGGATTGCTATGGCGTAA